A region from the Lentisphaera profundi genome encodes:
- the ric gene encoding iron-sulfur cluster repair di-iron protein, producing the protein MNSCVSEFENKSLGEIVSKKPWAALVFEEFKLDYCCGGKQSLLEACQKAELDTHLVTEKIQEQEGQANNWDCPKESLTELCDHIEEAHHRHLENLLPELEHLIQKVAHAHGDNHPFLHELLFVFQGLHVELMQHMGKEEQILFPFCKIIETSTEAQSFHCGSVANPIRVMCMDHDNAGEVLREIRQLTSNYEIPDDVCTTYRIMMEELQAFELDMKQHIHKENNVLYPMALKAEASLH; encoded by the coding sequence ATGAATAGCTGTGTTTCTGAGTTCGAAAATAAAAGCCTCGGCGAAATTGTGAGTAAAAAGCCTTGGGCCGCTTTAGTCTTTGAAGAATTTAAACTCGATTATTGCTGCGGAGGAAAACAAAGCCTACTCGAAGCTTGTCAAAAAGCAGAACTTGACACTCATCTCGTAACAGAAAAAATCCAAGAACAAGAAGGACAAGCTAATAATTGGGACTGTCCAAAAGAAAGCCTAACAGAACTTTGTGACCATATTGAAGAAGCTCACCATCGTCATTTAGAAAACTTACTTCCAGAGCTCGAGCATCTCATTCAAAAAGTCGCTCATGCTCATGGAGATAATCATCCCTTTTTACATGAGCTTTTATTCGTTTTTCAGGGCTTACATGTGGAACTTATGCAACACATGGGCAAAGAAGAACAAATTCTTTTCCCCTTCTGCAAAATAATTGAGACCAGTACTGAAGCACAAAGTTTCCACTGTGGCTCAGTAGCTAATCCCATCAGAGTTATGTGCATGGATCACGATAATGCCGGTGAAGTTTTAAGGGAAATCCGTCAATTAACTTCCAACTATGAAATCCCTGATGATGTCTGTACGACTTACCGTATCATGATGGAAGAACTCCAGGCATTTGAACTGGATATGAAACAACATATTCACAAAGAAAATAATGTTCTTTATCCCATGGCTCTAAAAGCAGAGGCAAGTCTGCATTAA
- a CDS encoding nitrous oxide-stimulated promoter family protein — MTNSTSHIAFEKKVIASMIRIYCDHKHCQNNELCEDCHKIYHYCTKRLDKCPFGENKPACQNCQVHCYEKVMRQRVRKIMSYAGPRMLYRHPFMSLKHLYQSKIIKALSLKEYKQIS; from the coding sequence ATGACCAACTCGACTTCACATATAGCTTTTGAAAAAAAAGTCATCGCTTCAATGATTAGGATTTATTGCGATCATAAACATTGCCAAAACAACGAGCTTTGCGAAGATTGCCATAAAATCTACCATTACTGCACTAAGCGTCTAGATAAATGCCCCTTTGGGGAGAACAAACCTGCTTGCCAGAATTGTCAGGTTCACTGTTACGAAAAAGTGATGCGACAAAGAGTCCGAAAAATAATGTCTTATGCAGGTCCAAGAATGCTGTACCGGCATCCTTTCATGAGTTTGAAGCATCTTTACCAAAGTAAAATTATTAAGGCTTTGAGCCTTAAAGAATATAAG